One region of Drosophila kikkawai strain 14028-0561.14 chromosome 2R, DkikHiC1v2, whole genome shotgun sequence genomic DNA includes:
- the BomBc1 gene encoding bomanin Bicipital 1 yields the protein MKCLILSFAIAAVLVSLASAGTVVIGGRCLDCSPPVGEKVIVDGQVHSRGKPGQGTVYINSPGAYPGALDGPARGPPRKIASGADGTRYPEGFSGRVPGNTYLHNTDCVGCSISGGGD from the exons ATGAAGTGCCTGATTTTGTCCTTTGCTATTGCCGCTGTCCTGGTGTCCCTGGCTTCAG CCGGAACCGTGGTTATTGGCGGCCGATGCCTGGATTGCAGTCCGCCGGTGGGCGAAAAAGTCATAGTCGATGGCCAAGTGCATAGCAGGGGCAAGCCAGGCCAAGGAACTGTCTACATTAATTCTCCGGGTGCCTATCCAGGAGCACTGGATGGTCCTGCCCGTGGTCCTCCCCGTAAGATAGCCTCAGGAGCTGATGGCACTCGGTATCCCGAGGGCTTCAGTGGCCGTGTTCCCGGCAATACTTACCTCCACAACACGGACTGCGTTGGCTGCAGCATAAGCGGAGGCGGGGactga
- the BomT1 gene encoding uncharacterized protein BomT1 produces the protein MKYLSLFVTLLALLCLTDFGSAGRIHIPKITIRNGDITVHGDCIGCTARASKNSAHLSIHQSYSYKWRSKG, from the exons ATGAAGTATCTCTCGTTATTTGTCACGCTTCTGGCGCTGCTATGCCTTACAGATTTCGGAAGTGCTG GAAGAATACATATCCCCAAGATAACTATTCGCAATGGAGATATAACTGTCCATGGAGACTGCATAGGCTGCACAGCACGAGCCAGCAAAAACTCGGCGCATTTATCAATTCATCAGTCTTACTCATATAAATGGAGGAGTAAAGGTTAA
- the BomBc2 gene encoding uncharacterized protein BomBc2: MKCLTLLALLVLATLAFVQAGKVSIKGECVHCNEHPTTTTRKPSPARGNGGKTTAKPRSKTPPARKDSDSDEDDDDLSGWSLHQTSGGAQHIANRRHKRQWGRGWGGSEQYIGGWTGNGPVTTIDSRGTPDTIVRNSDCVGCNIRG; encoded by the exons ATGAAGTGTCTGACGTTATTAGCGCTATTGGTCTTGGCCACGTTGGCCTTCGTGCAAG CCGGCAAGGTAAGCATCAAGGGCGAGTGTGTCCACTGCAATGAACatcccaccaccaccacacgcAAACCCTCCCCTGCCCGAGGTAATGGCGGCAAAACTACGGCCAAGCCAAGGTCAAAAACTCCACCGGCCCGCAAGGATTCGGACTCggatgaggatgatgatgatctgTCCGGATGGTCACTGCATCAGACCTCTGGCGGAGCTCAGCACATAGCCAACAGGCGCCACAAGCGTCAGTGGGGCCGTGGGTGGGGTGGAAGCGAACAATATATCGGCGGCTGGACAGGAAATGGTCCCGTTACCACCATTGATTCCCGTGGCACTCCCGATACAATAGTCCGGAACAGCGATTGCGTTGGATGCAACATTCGGGGTTGA